One Thermodesulfobacteriota bacterium DNA window includes the following coding sequences:
- a CDS encoding right-handed parallel beta-helix repeat-containing protein: protein MSLDTVERHKGNMIVSARNKSKAGFINGLFDKEAMMTLSKLRLTLISFFVSAVCCCGALSAAEIYVDGNNPYASDNNAGTNARPLKTISKAAYLADKNNKNNIQTTVIVNPGTYRESIALPFVSDHSNTEAAIIFKASSPGSVIISGSDIWTGWKKESSYNIYSRNWPYNWGAVPQPWPNDENLAEIVRRREIVFVGGKIMKQVLSYKELLANSFYVSESQDKIYVRMPAGVDINNYRVEVAVRSKLFTVDSRKNVTIRGFVFQHANTAVDGNAVDINNSSNILVEDNSFIWNNWGGLRFNSSNNITARGNVANHNGGRGMEAWRIKNLLFEENTTSFNNWRGVRGNFTGFAVAGLKHLRIHDGTYRRHVSVGNKTRGFWCDFDCSDVTVEDAILTNNLKDGIFVEASEGPVTIQDSAICNNEEGPGIIGDNSQYVTLDGNVFYGNGDSQIAVRGVNTGRTVDNWETGKKMNLYTRNWTVVYNVIMGKKGAQSLIDVKESPADRFISSLTSNKNIWYNAFNLAVFKADGTFDFTKWKSVTGQDSGSVFRDPSVVSMSAEQKGLLNLCKSETIITELSIRSESVTHDSALITWSTAEPGDSQVEYGTDESYGKMSKHDPEPDVNHLVLITGLKPETTYHYRVVSQGDSGDTVVSGDRTFTTQKFTDTHPPSTPSVLTAIVISGSQVNLSWGPSTDNVGVYGYRIYRNGTPIKVVRNTHYSDTDLDPSTKYTYTVSSIDEAGNESAESKESSAFTYAGSSDSSLHGGGAL, encoded by the coding sequence ATGAGCCTGGATACGGTTGAGCGGCATAAAGGAAATATGATTGTATCGGCGAGGAATAAGTCAAAGGCTGGATTTATAAATGGTTTATTTGATAAGGAGGCAATGATGACACTTTCCAAGCTTCGGCTGACATTGATTTCATTTTTTGTTTCTGCGGTGTGTTGCTGCGGCGCTCTTTCTGCGGCGGAAATATACGTGGACGGGAATAATCCTTACGCGTCTGACAATAATGCCGGGACGAATGCCCGACCTCTTAAGACCATATCCAAAGCTGCTTATCTCGCGGATAAAAACAACAAGAACAACATCCAGACCACAGTAATCGTGAACCCGGGAACGTACAGAGAATCGATCGCCCTCCCTTTCGTCTCCGATCATTCTAATACGGAAGCCGCGATCATCTTCAAAGCTTCCTCTCCGGGCAGCGTGATTATATCGGGTTCCGACATCTGGACGGGGTGGAAGAAGGAATCGTCGTACAACATTTATTCGCGAAATTGGCCCTACAACTGGGGGGCGGTCCCCCAGCCTTGGCCGAATGATGAGAACCTCGCGGAGATAGTGAGAAGGAGGGAGATAGTATTTGTCGGCGGCAAGATAATGAAGCAGGTGCTCTCCTACAAAGAGCTACTGGCGAACTCGTTTTATGTGTCGGAGTCCCAGGATAAGATATATGTGCGGATGCCGGCCGGAGTCGATATAAATAATTACAGAGTCGAGGTCGCAGTTCGCTCCAAGCTTTTTACCGTTGACAGCAGAAAGAATGTGACAATCAGGGGCTTCGTGTTCCAACATGCCAATACTGCTGTCGACGGTAACGCGGTCGATATAAATAACTCCTCGAATATCCTGGTCGAGGACAACTCCTTTATCTGGAATAACTGGGGAGGGCTAAGGTTCAACAGCTCGAACAATATAACAGCCCGCGGCAATGTGGCTAATCACAATGGAGGGAGGGGGATGGAGGCGTGGCGGATAAAGAATTTGCTCTTTGAAGAAAATACCACCTCGTTTAATAACTGGAGAGGCGTAAGAGGGAATTTTACGGGCTTTGCCGTTGCTGGTCTTAAGCACCTTAGAATCCACGACGGGACTTATAGGAGGCATGTTTCCGTGGGGAACAAGACCCGGGGGTTCTGGTGCGATTTCGATTGCTCTGACGTAACCGTCGAAGACGCCATCCTTACTAATAACCTAAAGGACGGAATATTCGTCGAAGCGAGCGAGGGGCCGGTCACGATTCAGGATAGCGCTATCTGCAACAACGAAGAAGGTCCGGGGATAATAGGTGACAACTCGCAGTACGTCACTCTCGACGGAAACGTCTTTTACGGGAATGGCGACAGTCAAATCGCTGTAAGGGGGGTTAATACGGGGAGGACGGTGGACAACTGGGAAACAGGAAAAAAAATGAATCTATATACCCGGAATTGGACGGTCGTCTACAACGTTATCATGGGGAAGAAAGGAGCTCAATCACTAATCGATGTTAAGGAAAGCCCCGCTGATCGGTTTATCAGCAGTCTGACTTCCAATAAGAATATCTGGTATAACGCGTTTAACCTGGCGGTATTTAAAGCTGACGGAACGTTCGACTTTACCAAGTGGAAATCCGTTACCGGACAGGATTCAGGCTCGGTCTTCCGCGATCCGAGCGTTGTCAGCATGTCCGCGGAACAAAAAGGGCTCCTGAATCTTTGTAAAAGCGAGACCATAATCACTGAGCTCTCGATCAGGAGTGAATCGGTAACCCATGATTCGGCGCTCATAACATGGAGTACCGCGGAGCCCGGAGATTCGCAGGTGGAATACGGGACCGACGAATCCTACGGCAAGATGAGTAAACACGATCCCGAACCGGATGTGAATCATCTTGTATTGATAACAGGGCTTAAACCGGAAACCACATACCATTACAGAGTGGTGTCTCAAGGTGATTCCGGTGATACTGTCGTTTCAGGAGACCGTACGTTCACTACGCAGAAATTTACCGATACTCACCCTCCTTCAACTCCATCCGTCCTGACGGCGATCGTCATATCGGGTTCCCAGGTAAATCTCTCGTGGGGTCCGTCCACGGATAATGTCGGGGTATACGGTTACCGTATTTATCGCAACGGGACCCCGATTAAAGTAGTACGAAATACCCATTACTCGGATACGGATCTCGATCCGTCAACTAAATATACGTATACGGTTTCGTCCATCGATGAAGCCGGTAACGAATCCGCCGAATCCAAAGAGTCTTCCGCGTTTACCTATGCGGGTTCTTCCGACTCTTCCCTACATGGAGGCGGCGCACTCTAG
- the gmd gene encoding GDP-mannose 4,6-dehydratase, which translates to MTITIAAETDYTSRPFKETPRRRALITGITGQDGSYLAEFLLSKGYEIHGLIRRSSSFNTDRIDHIYVDPHDPDAGLYLHYGDLSDSSQLTNLIYNIEPDEIYHLAAQSHVRVSFDMPEYSNNVTGLGTVRILESIRRSGIKCRFYQASSSEMFGASPPPQNESTVFRPRSPYACGKLMAHWTAVNYREGYNLFAVTGILFNHESPRRGETFVTRKVTRAISNILMERQSHLYLGNLEPTRDWGYAPEYVEMMWSMLQRETPEDFVIGTGETHSVREFVEEAFSYVGLDWEKYVRTDPKYFRPTEVESLRADPRKAVDLLGWNVRVGFKDLVKIMVDADMKKMGLIPVGEGYRILKKKYPDEWWKGD; encoded by the coding sequence ATGACAATTACTATTGCTGCGGAAACCGATTATACATCTCGGCCCTTTAAGGAAACCCCGCGGAGGAGGGCGCTTATTACCGGGATAACCGGGCAGGACGGTTCTTATCTGGCTGAGTTTTTGCTGTCTAAAGGATACGAGATCCACGGATTGATCAGGAGATCGAGCAGTTTTAATACGGACAGGATTGACCATATATATGTCGATCCGCACGATCCCGACGCCGGGCTCTATCTTCACTACGGCGATCTCAGCGACTCGAGCCAGCTGACGAATTTGATATATAACATCGAGCCCGACGAGATATACCACCTGGCCGCTCAGAGCCATGTCAGGGTCAGCTTCGATATGCCTGAATACAGTAACAACGTTACGGGTCTCGGCACCGTCAGGATACTCGAATCGATCAGACGGAGCGGGATCAAGTGCAGGTTCTATCAGGCGTCAAGCAGTGAAATGTTCGGGGCTTCCCCGCCCCCGCAGAACGAGTCGACCGTGTTTCGGCCGAGAAGCCCTTATGCCTGCGGCAAGCTGATGGCTCACTGGACGGCGGTCAACTACAGGGAGGGATACAATCTCTTCGCCGTAACCGGGATACTCTTCAACCACGAATCTCCGAGGAGGGGGGAGACGTTTGTCACACGAAAAGTAACCCGGGCCATATCCAATATACTCATGGAAAGGCAGAGTCACCTCTATCTCGGCAATCTCGAGCCCACGCGCGACTGGGGATATGCGCCCGAGTATGTGGAGATGATGTGGAGCATGCTTCAGCGCGAGACCCCGGAGGACTTTGTGATCGGCACTGGGGAGACACATTCAGTAAGGGAATTCGTCGAGGAGGCTTTCTCTTACGTCGGGCTCGATTGGGAAAAATACGTGAGGACAGACCCTAAATATTTCAGGCCTACGGAGGTAGAGAGTCTCAGGGCTGACCCCCGCAAGGCGGTCGATCTCCTGGGGTGGAATGTCAGGGTGGGTTTCAAGGACCTTGTAAAAATCATGGTAGACGCTGATATGAAAAAGATGGGGCTGATTCCGGTAGGGGAGGGATACAGGATACTTAAGAAAAAATACCCGGACGAGTGGTGGAAGGGGGATTAG
- a CDS encoding UDP-glucuronic acid decarboxylase family protein: MKRRIAVTGGSGFIGSHLCERLLDQGNEVICIDNFFTGTKQNIKSMIGDPFFEVVRHDICFPLYIEADEIYNLACPASPIHYQFDPVQTTKVNVLGAINMLGLAKRLKAKVFQASTSEVYGDPTMHPQKEGYWGNVNPVGPRSCYDEGKRCAETLFFDYHRQHGIDIRVARIFNTYGPRMHPQDGRVVSNFIVQALLGEPITVYGDGLQTRSFCYVDDMVNGIIALMNMPGDFTGPVNLGNPVEMTIIDLAKLIIGLTGSGSKIVSRELPTDDPVRRQPDITLATEMLRWSPTIDIEMGLRKTIEYFDDFMRSGRRSELGFIPEKAVLGMRKSEKAGTGRVKKSAASAH; this comes from the coding sequence ATGAAAAGAAGGATCGCAGTCACGGGAGGAAGCGGTTTTATCGGTTCCCATTTATGCGAAAGATTGCTTGACCAGGGGAATGAGGTGATATGCATCGATAATTTCTTTACGGGTACGAAACAAAACATAAAGAGCATGATCGGAGATCCTTTCTTCGAGGTCGTTCGTCACGATATTTGTTTCCCGCTGTATATAGAGGCGGACGAGATATACAACCTCGCGTGTCCGGCCTCTCCCATACATTACCAGTTCGATCCGGTACAGACGACGAAGGTAAATGTGCTGGGAGCCATAAACATGCTGGGTCTGGCCAAGAGGCTGAAAGCCAAGGTGTTTCAGGCATCGACGAGCGAAGTCTACGGCGACCCCACGATGCATCCGCAGAAGGAAGGGTACTGGGGGAACGTAAATCCGGTAGGTCCGAGGTCATGCTACGACGAGGGGAAAAGATGTGCGGAGACGCTGTTTTTCGACTATCACCGTCAGCACGGGATAGATATCAGAGTAGCAAGGATCTTTAACACCTACGGTCCCAGAATGCACCCTCAGGACGGAAGAGTCGTGAGCAACTTTATAGTTCAGGCCCTGCTCGGCGAGCCGATAACAGTTTACGGAGACGGCTTACAGACGAGGTCGTTCTGCTATGTGGACGATATGGTGAACGGGATCATCGCTCTCATGAACATGCCGGGAGATTTTACAGGGCCGGTGAATCTCGGAAACCCGGTCGAGATGACTATAATCGATCTTGCAAAACTGATAATCGGCCTCACGGGCTCCGGGTCGAAGATAGTTTCGAGAGAGCTTCCGACCGATGACCCCGTGAGAAGACAACCGGATATTACACTGGCGACTGAAATGTTGAGGTGGTCGCCGACCATAGATATCGAGATGGGACTCAGGAAAACGATAGAATATTTCGATGACTTCATGCGTTCGGGCAGGAGAAGTGAATTAGGATTCATCCCGGAGAAGGCCGTTCTCGGCATGAGGAAGAGCGAAAAAGCCGGGACAGGGAGGGTAAAGAAATCCGCCGCCTCTGCGCATTAG
- a CDS encoding WecB/TagA/CpsF family glycosyltransferase, which translates to MNSTKPDRYGILGVEVAAVQIDDVVRMMTGWIEEKDHGHYIAVTNTHVVTESWLNPEYKKVLNSADIVVPDGMPLVWLGRLSGYPLKRRVYGPELMEGFLRETGPRYRHFLYGGMQGIPEKISERLSRKYPGLRFVGSYSPPFRSLTEKEEGDIVDMINDIGPDVLWVGLGAPRQEIWMYEHAEVLRVPVMVGVGAAFDFLAGAKPQAPLLFRENGFEWLWRLLSEPRRLWRRYLLYGPLFIGLVMLEKTRILKF; encoded by the coding sequence ATGAATAGCACGAAGCCTGATAGATACGGAATACTGGGCGTAGAGGTCGCTGCGGTTCAGATAGACGATGTGGTGCGCATGATGACCGGATGGATCGAAGAGAAAGACCACGGGCATTACATAGCTGTAACGAATACGCACGTAGTTACCGAGTCGTGGCTCAACCCCGAGTATAAAAAGGTTCTCAACTCAGCTGACATAGTTGTGCCCGACGGGATGCCGCTCGTGTGGCTCGGAAGACTGAGCGGATATCCTTTAAAGAGGCGTGTTTACGGGCCAGAGCTGATGGAAGGCTTCTTGCGCGAAACGGGTCCCAGATACCGGCACTTCCTCTATGGCGGGATGCAGGGCATTCCCGAGAAGATTTCCGAAAGGCTCTCCCGTAAATATCCCGGGCTCAGGTTTGTGGGCTCTTATTCTCCCCCATTTCGTTCTCTGACGGAGAAGGAAGAGGGGGATATTGTGGATATGATTAACGACATCGGACCCGACGTGTTATGGGTGGGGTTGGGGGCTCCGAGGCAGGAGATCTGGATGTATGAGCATGCGGAAGTGCTGCGGGTCCCGGTCATGGTCGGAGTGGGAGCTGCCTTTGATTTTCTGGCCGGCGCAAAGCCTCAAGCTCCTTTATTGTTCAGGGAAAACGGGTTCGAATGGCTCTGGCGCCTGTTGAGCGAGCCTCGCAGGTTATGGCGCAGGTATCTCCTTTACGGGCCGCTCTTTATAGGACTGGTAATGCTTGAGAAGACGAGGATATTAAAATTTTAA
- a CDS encoding glycosyltransferase family 4 protein, with the protein MRVLVAHNFYQQPGGEDTVFAAETELLRKHGHEVAEYTENNEMARSMTPLALAVNTLWSRSSERKILGLIEKFKPDIAHFHNTFVLISPSAYYACKEADVPVVQSLHNPRLLCPAANLYRNGKVCEDCIGKTPPWPGVLHGCYRESVSQTAVVASMLTLHRLLGTWDRAVDTYIVFTEFYKRMFIKGGLPPHKIALKPHFVDPDPGCRAHGMGDYALFIGRLDNEKGIHTLLRAWRHNSDIPLKIRGGGRLAGEVADYISSNHLSSIEILERMEKETLIDLIKNARFLVWPSEGYYETFGMVAVEAFACGVPVIASGAGVMSENIRDGYTGLHFIPGSPEDLSAKVRWAWNNPEAMTRMGRAARMEYEANYTSDRNYRILVDIYERAIEKNGSGSKTH; encoded by the coding sequence ATGAGAGTACTCGTTGCGCACAATTTCTATCAGCAGCCGGGGGGGGAAGACACGGTCTTTGCGGCGGAGACGGAGCTGCTGCGAAAACACGGTCATGAGGTCGCGGAGTACACCGAGAACAATGAGATGGCACGCTCCATGACCCCCCTCGCGCTCGCCGTCAATACGCTCTGGTCGCGGAGCTCCGAAAGAAAAATTCTCGGCCTGATAGAAAAATTCAAGCCCGATATCGCGCACTTCCACAATACGTTCGTGCTCATCTCGCCGTCTGCCTACTACGCTTGCAAAGAGGCGGATGTGCCGGTCGTTCAGTCCCTTCACAATCCGAGGCTCCTGTGTCCGGCGGCCAATCTATACAGGAACGGGAAGGTGTGCGAGGACTGCATCGGCAAGACCCCGCCGTGGCCCGGCGTCTTGCATGGCTGCTATAGGGAGTCGGTCTCTCAGACGGCTGTAGTGGCGTCGATGCTTACTCTTCACCGTCTGCTCGGGACCTGGGATCGCGCCGTTGATACGTATATCGTCTTCACCGAGTTTTATAAAAGAATGTTCATAAAGGGCGGACTCCCGCCTCATAAGATTGCGCTCAAACCGCATTTCGTCGATCCCGATCCCGGCTGCCGCGCGCATGGAATGGGCGATTATGCGCTCTTCATCGGCCGGCTCGATAACGAGAAGGGAATCCATACATTGCTGCGGGCATGGCGTCACAACAGCGATATCCCCCTTAAAATCAGGGGGGGAGGGCGTCTTGCGGGCGAGGTCGCCGACTATATTTCTTCAAACCATCTCAGCTCGATCGAGATACTGGAGCGAATGGAAAAGGAAACATTGATCGATTTGATTAAAAATGCGCGGTTCCTCGTATGGCCGTCCGAGGGATATTACGAGACGTTCGGCATGGTGGCGGTTGAGGCATTCGCTTGCGGCGTGCCGGTCATTGCGTCGGGGGCGGGTGTCATGTCTGAAAATATCAGGGACGGATATACGGGACTCCATTTTATTCCGGGCAGTCCGGAGGATTTGTCGGCCAAAGTGCGCTGGGCATGGAATAACCCCGAGGCGATGACGCGGATGGGGAGAGCCGCCCGGATGGAATACGAAGCCAATTACACTTCGGACAGGAACTACCGGATTCTTGTTGACATCTACGAGAGAGCGATAGAAAAGAACGGATCGGGATCGAAAACTCACTGA
- a CDS encoding class I SAM-dependent methyltransferase: MEKFRMSNAVETYVPVENIECRYCSGKTILYWRSLSFWRCPSCRLIFRHPLPETESVIELYVNSWTAPYKNRSETGGTSINLARIYARKIAESLGVTDFRGLKILDFGAGRGDALIALSELGADVYGVEPFGYQRLLNMGFKAFRTLDDIPAGLTFDGIVTMDVVEHLGSPWLEIGRFNLLLNEGGFVYISTPNADSLRARIQGERWREALRAGHFVLFTGNSLENILDRSGYKNRKRLKWYIQYNKSMVQNVLGYILQSVLIDGELRYLIRKS; encoded by the coding sequence ATGGAAAAATTCCGAATGTCGAATGCAGTCGAGACTTATGTGCCGGTTGAAAACATAGAGTGCAGGTATTGCAGCGGCAAGACAATTCTTTACTGGAGGAGCCTCAGCTTCTGGAGGTGTCCCTCCTGCAGGCTGATATTCCGGCACCCGCTGCCGGAAACGGAGAGCGTCATCGAGCTGTACGTCAACAGCTGGACAGCGCCCTATAAAAACAGGAGCGAGACGGGAGGGACGTCCATTAATCTCGCGCGCATATACGCGAGGAAGATAGCCGAGTCGCTCGGAGTGACCGATTTCCGCGGACTTAAAATACTCGATTTCGGGGCCGGAAGGGGAGACGCTCTGATCGCGCTTTCGGAATTGGGCGCGGATGTGTACGGGGTCGAGCCTTTTGGTTATCAGAGACTTTTAAATATGGGGTTCAAGGCATTCAGAACGCTCGATGACATCCCTGCGGGGCTTACATTCGACGGTATCGTAACCATGGATGTCGTAGAGCACCTCGGGTCTCCGTGGCTTGAGATCGGAAGATTCAACCTCTTGCTGAATGAGGGCGGTTTCGTTTATATATCCACGCCGAACGCCGACTCGCTCAGGGCCAGGATCCAGGGAGAGAGATGGCGGGAAGCGCTCAGGGCCGGGCACTTCGTGCTCTTCACCGGAAATTCTCTTGAGAATATTCTCGACCGCTCGGGTTATAAGAACCGGAAGAGACTGAAGTGGTATATACAGTACAACAAGAGCATGGTCCAGAACGTTCTCGGGTATATACTGCAATCGGTCCTTATCGACGGCGAGCTTCGTTACCTTATAAGGAAATCATGA
- a CDS encoding O-antigen ligase family protein has product MRSAAKQGNATPLIVVIVVASLIGIGILVTSERCDEHILILFALGLPAALLVLRALYISSFRFRILISQLRWWHMLWLLMFLSGLVFRIRDTETIQQNPIDSWALYRMGLMTVIGAVLVIRLAMKKTDWLSSLLGGSLGLLTGYAAVAIVSSLWSLYPAWTLYKSLEYLIDLALIAAILASVRSVSDIKSLFDWTWVLVALLTASAWVGALLLPDIGLRRDVGLLGVQLAGAIPAMETNHVGELGAILGIVALNRLIFMRDKAFYVVLFMAAMITLVFAQSRSPITGFLIAVPLMLFAAGRIGPIALTAILIFSVTTLTSFTDIFWEFFLRGQNEVQFSSLSGRTEGWVLGWELFKRSPLLGFGAYAGGRFAVLTELGKNFSASEWSSVLNTWLEIMIGVGLLGLVFVAAAFIRTWVNLLSSAFSSPTASLTHCLAVESIGVLALISVRSMFTTEIFWHPPLTFFLVMGYGEFLYRLHKRSRRREAVFAARTLPTV; this is encoded by the coding sequence ATGAGATCTGCAGCAAAGCAGGGGAACGCAACGCCTTTGATTGTCGTAATAGTCGTCGCCTCCCTCATCGGCATAGGAATTCTCGTGACTTCGGAGAGATGCGATGAGCATATTCTGATCTTGTTCGCTCTGGGGCTGCCTGCGGCTCTGCTCGTCCTGCGGGCGTTATATATTTCGAGCTTCAGATTCCGGATCTTGATCTCTCAGCTCCGCTGGTGGCATATGCTATGGCTGCTCATGTTTCTGAGCGGACTCGTTTTCCGTATAAGGGACACCGAGACCATACAGCAGAACCCGATAGACTCCTGGGCCCTCTACAGGATGGGGCTTATGACGGTTATCGGGGCCGTGCTGGTCATCAGACTCGCGATGAAGAAGACGGACTGGCTTTCCTCGCTCCTCGGGGGCTCGTTAGGTCTCCTGACCGGGTACGCGGCAGTCGCGATCGTTTCGTCTCTATGGTCGCTCTACCCCGCGTGGACTCTCTACAAGTCGCTTGAGTATCTGATAGATTTAGCGCTCATCGCCGCTATCCTGGCTTCGGTACGGTCGGTGAGCGATATAAAGTCACTCTTCGACTGGACGTGGGTTTTAGTGGCCTTGCTCACTGCAAGCGCGTGGGTAGGGGCTTTATTATTGCCTGACATCGGGCTCCGTCGTGACGTAGGGTTGCTGGGCGTCCAGCTCGCTGGAGCCATACCGGCTATGGAAACGAACCATGTGGGAGAGCTGGGCGCAATACTTGGCATCGTTGCGCTCAACCGCTTGATCTTCATGAGGGATAAGGCGTTTTACGTCGTTCTGTTTATGGCTGCGATGATTACACTGGTATTTGCTCAGAGCAGGTCGCCGATTACAGGTTTTCTTATCGCTGTCCCTCTCATGTTATTTGCCGCAGGGAGAATCGGTCCGATCGCCCTCACTGCCATACTGATTTTCTCCGTGACGACACTTACGAGCTTTACGGATATTTTCTGGGAATTTTTTCTGCGTGGGCAAAACGAGGTGCAGTTTTCTTCCCTGTCGGGGAGGACGGAAGGATGGGTTTTGGGATGGGAGCTCTTCAAGCGGAGCCCGCTCCTGGGGTTCGGCGCGTATGCGGGCGGCAGGTTTGCGGTGCTGACCGAGCTGGGCAAGAACTTTAGCGCGAGCGAGTGGTCATCGGTCCTCAATACCTGGCTCGAGATCATGATCGGAGTCGGGCTCCTCGGGCTGGTTTTCGTAGCGGCGGCATTTATAAGGACGTGGGTCAATCTGTTATCTTCGGCTTTTTCGAGTCCGACCGCGTCCCTTACACACTGTTTGGCTGTTGAGAGCATAGGCGTTCTCGCGCTCATATCGGTGCGTTCCATGTTCACGACCGAAATCTTCTGGCACCCGCCTTTAACCTTTTTCCTCGTAATGGGGTACGGGGAATTTTTATACAGGCTTCACAAGCGCTCAAGGCGCAGGGAAGCGGTATTCGCGGCGAGGACGTTACCGACGGTATGA
- a CDS encoding glycosyltransferase family 4 protein, with amino-acid sequence MQKRLKVLLSAYACESGKGSEPGVGWNWVKQIARFHDVWVITRANNRESIERDNVGAPSNVHWIYFDYPGWVRFWKRGQRGVHLYYYLWQIAVYFLARRLHNEIRFDVAHHLTLGVYWMPSFLSLLPMPFIHGPVGGAESAPVAYHKCFTLRGKVHEWIRNAARRMGENDPFVLMSIRRAVLVLAKVGETGNRVFTLGAKRVRVFPESGIGVRDLEDLEESGRGRSDRFVVISIGRLLHWKGFHMGLKAFSGFVREHPSSEYWFIGDGPERGNLETIARGLSIADKVRFFGELPRGETLKRLAESDTLVHPSLHDSGGWVCLEAMALGKPVLCLDLGGPGMQVTKETGFKLRAESSKQTVKDLRDAMIRLAEDSELGRKMGEAARKRVSESFDWDKKGELINEIYQEIVA; translated from the coding sequence ATGCAGAAAAGACTGAAAGTGCTTCTGTCAGCGTACGCGTGCGAGTCCGGCAAGGGTTCCGAGCCCGGTGTGGGGTGGAACTGGGTGAAACAGATAGCGCGTTTCCACGACGTTTGGGTGATAACGAGGGCTAACAACCGGGAATCCATCGAGCGGGATAACGTAGGTGCTCCTTCAAACGTACACTGGATATATTTCGATTATCCGGGTTGGGTGAGGTTCTGGAAGAGAGGGCAGAGGGGTGTTCATCTGTATTATTATCTCTGGCAGATTGCGGTCTATTTTCTGGCAAGGCGGCTGCATAATGAGATAAGGTTCGACGTCGCCCATCACCTGACTCTCGGCGTTTACTGGATGCCGAGCTTCCTGTCACTTCTGCCCATGCCCTTCATACACGGCCCCGTGGGAGGCGCCGAGTCCGCGCCCGTCGCATATCACAAGTGTTTCACGCTGAGAGGCAAGGTTCACGAGTGGATTAGGAATGCGGCGAGACGGATGGGGGAGAATGACCCGTTCGTGCTCATGAGTATCAGGAGGGCAGTGCTCGTTCTGGCCAAGGTCGGGGAGACCGGCAATCGGGTGTTCACGCTCGGGGCCAAAAGGGTTCGGGTATTCCCTGAATCGGGGATAGGCGTGAGAGACCTCGAGGATCTCGAAGAGTCAGGGAGAGGGAGATCGGACCGGTTCGTAGTGATAAGCATAGGAAGACTCCTCCACTGGAAGGGTTTCCATATGGGACTCAAGGCTTTTTCCGGGTTCGTGAGGGAACATCCTTCGAGTGAGTACTGGTTCATCGGCGATGGTCCGGAGAGGGGGAATCTCGAAACTATCGCCCGGGGCCTCTCCATAGCGGATAAGGTGAGGTTCTTCGGGGAGCTCCCGCGGGGAGAGACTCTAAAGAGGCTTGCCGAGTCCGATACGCTCGTGCATCCGAGCCTCCATGACTCGGGCGGATGGGTATGTCTCGAAGCTATGGCGCTGGGCAAACCCGTATTGTGTCTGGATCTCGGCGGTCCCGGAATGCAGGTTACGAAGGAGACCGGCTTCAAGCTGCGTGCAGAATCGTCCAAGCAGACCGTTAAAGATTTAAGAGACGCGATGATTCGGCTTGCGGAAGATTCGGAGCTCGGCCGGAAAATGGGCGAAGCGGCGCGTAAGCGAGTGTCGGAATCATTCGATTGGGACAAGAAAGGGGAATTGATAAACGAGATCTATCAGGAGATTGTGGCATAG